The bacterium genome has a window encoding:
- a CDS encoding carboxypeptidase-like regulatory domain-containing protein codes for MAQRIKIFSLLLCFFALVLLSSVAFAQTADQLIDRTYRFTFTTSVTGGPAYHLVVLVQLPEDVMAAVTNDSVRYADRVLYLVAPGTVQPGTSWNTEFVLRGAAQALNALEGAPAPFIWRDDFFSGEGSVDLSKIVVSEQPLGFLQTIGNTIRELRANPEVVRQIKTVAVPVSVTLGAVGVGILTTTAASSSAPFALNLIQLLRFLALGFLRFERRRPWGRVYSELTGNPIPGATVRIYDAQFKKVKETQITDRDGRFGFLVSPGTYFLQIVKKGFTAVETGVVHVADPKEVVALEIPVKSETKEVDERSLRLLRTLNTIKSVFDLVNPYLFVFGTGLSMFIAVIVPTGFNYGVLVLYLALDAVKILLARWSLKSFGIVADVKLKTPLPLTVVRVFDEKRSWLLGTHVTDELGRFNFLLSPGSYYVSCAKTGYKPYQSKPVFLKKSGIITFDVQMERLR; via the coding sequence ATGGCCCAGCGGATAAAAATCTTTTCTTTGCTTCTTTGCTTCTTTGCTTTGGTGCTTTTATCGTCCGTCGCCTTTGCCCAGACCGCTGACCAGCTCATTGATCGCACCTATCGCTTCACGTTTACGACTTCCGTGACCGGCGGACCCGCGTATCATTTGGTTGTTTTAGTGCAGCTACCGGAAGATGTCATGGCCGCGGTGACAAACGACTCCGTGCGCTACGCCGACCGCGTGTTGTATCTTGTGGCACCAGGGACAGTGCAGCCGGGTACTTCGTGGAATACGGAGTTTGTGCTGCGTGGCGCGGCGCAAGCATTGAACGCGCTGGAAGGCGCTCCGGCACCGTTTATTTGGCGCGATGATTTCTTCAGCGGCGAGGGTTCGGTGGATTTGAGCAAAATTGTGGTGAGCGAGCAGCCGTTGGGATTTTTGCAGACCATCGGTAATACCATCAGGGAACTCCGCGCGAATCCCGAGGTGGTGCGTCAGATCAAAACCGTTGCGGTGCCGGTGTCGGTGACGCTTGGCGCCGTTGGCGTGGGGATTTTGACCACCACCGCCGCTTCGTCCAGCGCGCCGTTCGCGCTTAATTTAATCCAACTCCTCCGTTTTCTTGCGCTCGGTTTTTTGCGATTTGAGCGCCGCCGGCCGTGGGGGAGGGTATACAGCGAGTTGACCGGCAACCCCATTCCCGGCGCGACGGTGCGCATCTATGACGCGCAATTTAAGAAAGTGAAAGAAACGCAGATTACCGATCGCGATGGCCGATTCGGGTTTTTGGTTTCGCCTGGAACATATTTTTTGCAGATTGTGAAAAAAGGATTCACCGCGGTGGAGACGGGGGTCGTGCATGTTGCCGACCCCAAGGAAGTGGTCGCGCTGGAGATTCCTGTAAAATCCGAAACCAAAGAAGTAGATGAACGGTCGTTGCGGTTGCTCCGGACGCTCAACACCATCAAATCGGTGTTTGATCTCGTCAATCCGTATCTGTTTGTCTTCGGCACGGGGCTCAGCATGTTTATCGCCGTGATTGTGCCGACGGGCTTCAATTACGGTGTCTTGGTTTTGTATCTTGCGTTGGATGCGGTAAAGATTTTGTTGGCGCGCTGGTCGCTGAAGTCGTTTGGCATCGTGGCCGACGTGAAACTCAAAACCCCGCTGCCGCTCACGGTGGTACGCGTGTTTGATGAAAAGCGCAGCTGGCTCCTCGGCACGCATGTTACCGATGAACTTGGCCGCTTCAACTTTTTGCTTTCACCTGGTTCGTACTATGTTTCGTGCGCAAAAACGGGATACAAACCATACCAATCAAAACCCGTGTTCTTGAAGAAATCCGGAATCATCACGTTTGATGTGCAGATGGAGCGATTGCGGTAG
- a CDS encoding GDP-mannose 4,6-dehydratase, translating into MKPQTSNIQPRAILVTGCAGFIGSNFVAQFHREFPKVAIVGIDDFSTGRHEVLTPFDSAQGKKTFVFYEGSILDEKLLAKIFTKHKPEYVFHFAALPRVSYSIEQPAKTTLVNIGGTVALLEAAKNNGIKRFIYSASSAAYGGAKKLPTKESENPADPKSPYALQKYVGESFCKMFSELYGLDTVSLRYFNVFGPGQYGDSPYSTVISAWLESLYFPKHKKAFIEGDGTQSRDFCYVDNVVRANILAMQAPKKLNGEMFNIAHGERTTVNEARKLIEQYTGKKLQLEARPPRLGDVRDTHADVSKAKEWLGYVPEVKFKEGLKRTVEWFLGRSKT; encoded by the coding sequence ATGAAACCTCAAACTTCCAACATCCAACCTCGAGCGATTTTAGTCACTGGCTGCGCCGGATTTATCGGCAGCAATTTTGTGGCGCAATTTCACCGCGAGTTTCCGAAGGTCGCCATCGTCGGAATTGACGATTTTTCAACCGGACGGCACGAAGTATTAACGCCCTTCGACTCCGCTCAGGGCAAAAAAACTTTCGTTTTTTATGAGGGCTCTATTTTAGACGAAAAACTGTTAGCGAAGATTTTCACAAAACATAAACCCGAATACGTATTTCATTTCGCGGCACTCCCCCGCGTGTCATATTCCATTGAGCAGCCAGCGAAAACGACGCTCGTGAACATCGGGGGCACCGTTGCCTTGCTTGAAGCGGCAAAAAATAACGGCATCAAACGCTTTATATATTCGGCTTCATCCGCGGCCTATGGCGGAGCAAAAAAACTCCCGACCAAAGAATCGGAAAATCCGGCAGATCCCAAATCGCCCTACGCGCTCCAAAAATATGTCGGCGAATCGTTTTGCAAAATGTTTTCCGAACTCTATGGGTTAGACACCGTGTCGCTCCGCTACTTTAACGTCTTCGGTCCCGGACAATACGGTGACTCGCCCTACTCCACGGTGATTTCCGCGTGGCTTGAATCGCTCTATTTTCCGAAGCATAAAAAGGCGTTTATTGAAGGCGACGGCACGCAGTCACGCGACTTTTGCTACGTAGACAACGTCGTCCGCGCGAACATCCTTGCCATGCAGGCGCCGAAAAAGTTAAACGGTGAAATGTTCAATATCGCCCACGGCGAACGCACAACCGTAAACGAAGCGCGCAAGTTAATTGAGCAATATACCGGCAAAAAACTGCAGCTTGAAGCTCGCCCGCCGCGGTTGGGCGACGTCCGTGACACGCACGCGGATGTTTCCAAAGCAAAGGAATGGCTCGGTTATGTTCCGGAAGTGAAGTTTAAGGAAGGGTTGAAGAGAACGGTGGAGTGGTTCTTGGGAAGAAGTAAGACATAG
- the gpmI gene encoding 2,3-bisphosphoglycerate-independent phosphoglycerate mutase: MHRPHVLLILDGFGLSLETKGNAVAMARLPHLRYLSHFYPGTALQSSGIAVGIMWGEVGNSEVGHSNIGAGTVIYQHLPRVNLAIEDKTFFDLPVWKDAVAHATKNNSAIHLAGLLSNGGVHAHIDHLFALLRAIKQLGFFGKVFVHAFTDGRDVPPQSAPLFFDLLNKEIAAVGLGEIASVSGRYLGMDRAAKWDRTKRAYDAIIGKGEKNADDIQAALDGAYKENISDEVIPGTTIVRDGTPIGAVHDNDALLFWNFRPDRMRQLLLPFVDPMFKEFPRTAFKNLFIATMTEYDETLPAHIAFPSQHIAEPLAKVIADAGLRQIHIAEKEKYAHITYFLNGGREEPFEHEDRVIVPSAANVTDYDQKPEMSAREIADKVIEAIRSKQYDFVAVNFANGDMVGHTGNISAAIIGLEVIDECVGTIMNETLNVGGVLYVTADHGNCEEMINLENDEADTEHSTNPVPFWIAASDNKRTTPANPVSTIITRGISADVAPTIIAMMGLKKPKAMTGTSLIKVIGQLPLP, encoded by the coding sequence ATGCATCGTCCCCATGTTCTCCTCATCTTAGACGGCTTCGGCTTATCACTTGAAACGAAAGGCAACGCCGTAGCAATGGCACGGCTCCCCCATTTGCGCTATTTGAGTCATTTCTATCCGGGTACGGCACTCCAATCCTCCGGCATTGCTGTGGGCATTATGTGGGGTGAAGTCGGCAATTCTGAAGTCGGGCACTCCAACATCGGCGCCGGCACCGTCATCTATCAGCACCTCCCTCGAGTGAACCTCGCGATTGAGGACAAAACATTTTTTGATTTACCGGTATGGAAAGACGCGGTGGCGCACGCCACAAAAAACAATTCCGCAATCCACCTTGCGGGCCTCCTTTCCAACGGTGGCGTGCACGCGCACATTGACCACCTTTTTGCATTGCTTCGCGCCATAAAACAGCTCGGCTTTTTCGGAAAGGTATTTGTCCACGCGTTCACGGACGGACGCGACGTGCCGCCGCAATCCGCGCCGCTATTTTTTGATTTGCTCAATAAAGAAATTGCCGCGGTGGGACTGGGAGAAATCGCAAGCGTTTCCGGCCGCTACCTTGGCATGGACCGCGCCGCAAAATGGGACAGGACAAAACGCGCCTATGACGCCATCATCGGCAAGGGAGAAAAAAACGCGGACGATATCCAAGCGGCGCTTGATGGTGCATATAAAGAAAACATCAGCGACGAAGTAATTCCCGGCACAACAATTGTCCGCGATGGCACGCCCATTGGCGCTGTTCACGACAACGACGCGCTGTTGTTCTGGAACTTTAGACCGGATCGCATGCGGCAACTGCTCCTCCCCTTCGTTGACCCGATGTTCAAAGAGTTTCCACGCACGGCGTTCAAAAATCTTTTCATCGCGACCATGACCGAATATGACGAGACGCTCCCCGCGCACATCGCATTCCCCTCACAGCACATCGCAGAACCGCTCGCCAAAGTCATCGCGGACGCGGGGTTGCGCCAAATCCACATCGCCGAGAAAGAAAAATACGCGCACATCACCTACTTTTTGAACGGTGGGCGCGAGGAGCCGTTTGAACACGAAGACCGCGTCATCGTGCCTTCAGCCGCGAACGTGACCGACTATGACCAGAAGCCGGAAATGAGCGCGCGGGAAATCGCCGACAAAGTAATTGAAGCGATCCGCTCTAAACAATACGACTTCGTCGCCGTGAATTTCGCGAACGGCGACATGGTTGGCCACACCGGAAACATCAGCGCCGCAATTATCGGCCTGGAAGTTATTGATGAGTGCGTGGGCACCATCATGAATGAAACATTAAACGTGGGCGGCGTGCTCTACGTGACCGCGGACCACGGCAATTGCGAGGAAATGATTAATCTGGAAAACGACGAGGCGGACACCGAACACTCCACTAATCCGGTGCCGTTTTGGATCGCGGCATCAGACAACAAACGCACGACACCCGCGAACCCCGTGTCCACCATCATCACGCGCGGTATTTCTGCAGACGTCGCGCCGACCATCATTGCAATGATGGGGCTCAAAAAACCAAAAGCAATGACGGGGACAAGCTTAATTAAGGTTATCGGGCAACTGCCGCTGCCGTAG